A genomic stretch from Ovis canadensis isolate MfBH-ARS-UI-01 breed Bighorn chromosome 5, ARS-UI_OviCan_v2, whole genome shotgun sequence includes:
- the MFSD12 gene encoding major facilitator superfamily domain-containing protein 12 isoform X2, whose product MGPGPPAAGAGAPPRPLSLVARLSYAVGHFLNDLCASMWFTYLLLYLHSVRAYSSRGAGLLLLLGQVADGLCTPLVGFEADRAAGRCARFGPRKAWHLVGTICVLLSFPFIFSPCLGCGPATPEWAALLYYGPFIVIFQFGWAATQIAHLSLIPELVTNDHEKVELTALRYAFTVVASITVYGAAWLLLHLQGSPRTGPAEDVSDQLGVQDVPVFRNLSLLVVGVGAVFSLLFHLGTREGRRRQVEEPGEHSPLLAPSTAQPLLLWKHWLREPAFYQVGLLYMSTRLIVNLSQTYIAMYLTYSLHLPKRFIATIPLVMYLSGFCSSFLMKPVNKCIGRNMTYFVGLLVILAFAAWVALADELGMAVYVAAVLLGMGCATILVTSLAMTADLIGPHTHSGAFVYGAMSFSDKVANGLAVMAIQSLHPCSLELCCKACVAFYHWVMVVVTGGVGVAATLALCSLLVWPIRLRKWDPGA is encoded by the exons ATGGGCCCGGGGCCGCCGGCGGCCGGAGCCGGAGCGCCCCCGCGACCGCTGTCCCTGGTCGCGCGGCTGAGCTACGCTGTGGGCCACTTCCTCAATGACCTGTGCGCGTCCATGTGGTTCACCTACCTGCTGCTCTACCTGCACTCGGTGCGCGCCTACAGCTCGCGCGGCGCcggcctgctgctactgctcggCCAGGTGGCCGACGGACTGTGCACGCCCCTGGTGGGCTTCGAGGCTGACCGCGCCGCAGGCCGCTGCGCCCGCTTCGGCCCGCGCAAGGCCTGGCACCTGGTCG GCACCATCTGTGTCTTGCTGTCCTTCCCCTTCATCTTCAGCCCCTGCCTGGGCTGTGGGCCCGCCACACCTGAGTGGGCCGCACTCCTCTACTACGGGCCCTTCATTGTGATCTTCCAGTTCGGCTGGGCTGCTACACAAATTGCCCACCTCAGCCTCATCCCAGAGCTCGTCACCAACGACCACGAGAAGGTGGAGCTCACGGCTCTGAG GTACGCCTTCACTGTGGTGGCCAGCATCACTGTCTATGGAGCTGCCTGGCTTCTGCTACACCTGCAGGGCTCTCCCCGCACTGGCCCCGCTGAGGATGTCAGCGACCAACTAGGGGTCCAGGATGTGCCAGTGTTCCGG AACCTCTCCCTGCTGGTGGTGGGTGTCGGAGCTGTCTTCTCACTGCTGTTCCACCTGGGCACCAGGGAGGGGCGCCGGCGGCAGGTGGAGGAGCCCGGTGAACACAGCCCCCTGTTGGCTCCCTCTACCGCCCAGCCCTTGCTGCTCTGGAAACACTGGCTTCGGGAGCCAGCCTTTTATCAG GTTGGCCTGCTGTACATGAGCACGAGGCTTATTGTGAACCTGTCCCAGACGTACATAGCCATGTACCTCACCTACTCCCTCCACCTGCCCAAG agGTTCATCGCCACCATCCCGCTGGTGATGTACCTTAGCGGTTTCTGCTCCTCCTTCCTCATGAAGCCAGTGAACAAGTGCATCGGGAGGAAT ATGACCTACTTTGTGGGCCTCCTGGTGATCCTGGCCTTTGCAGCCTGGGTGGCGCTGGCAGATGAGCTGGGCATGGCTGTGTATGTGGCGGCTGTGTTGCTGGGCATGGGCTGTGCCACCATCCTGGTCACCTCGTTGGCCATGACAGCTGACCTCATCGGCCCTCACACG CACAGTGGAGCCTTCGTGTACGGCGCCATGAGCTTCTCGGACAAGGTGGCCAATGGGCTGGCAGTTATGGCCATCCAGAGCCTGCACCCCTGCTC CTTGGAGCTCTGCTGCAAAGCCTGTGTGGCTTTCTACCATTGGGTGATGGTGGTCGTGACAGGTGGTGTGGGTGTAGCCGCCACCCTGGCTCTGTGCAGTCTCCTGGTCTGGCCCATCCGCCTTCGGAAAT GGGACCCTGGAGCCTAG
- the MFSD12 gene encoding major facilitator superfamily domain-containing protein 12 isoform X1 produces the protein MGPGPPAAGAGAPPRPLSLVARLSYAVGHFLNDLCASMWFTYLLLYLHSVRAYSSRGAGLLLLLGQVADGLCTPLVGFEADRAAGRCARFGPRKAWHLVGTICVLLSFPFIFSPCLGCGPATPEWAALLYYGPFIVIFQFGWAATQIAHLSLIPELVTNDHEKVELTALRYAFTVVASITVYGAAWLLLHLQGSPRTGPAEDVSDQLGVQDVPVFRNLSLLVVGVGAVFSLLFHLGTREGRRRQVEEPGEHSPLLAPSTAQPLLLWKHWLREPAFYQVGLLYMSTRLIVNLSQTYIAMYLTYSLHLPKRFIATIPLVMYLSGFCSSFLMKPVNKCIGRNMTYFVGLLVILAFAAWVALADELGMAVYVAAVLLGMGCATILVTSLAMTADLIGPHTVGLLSGAKSRLGTGAEAWGADPPACVPPAQWSLRVRRHELLGQGGQWAGSYGHPEPAPLLLGALLQSLCGFLPLGDGGRDRWCGCSRHPGSVQSPGLAHPPSEMGPWSLALTPPRGPLPFVN, from the exons ATGGGCCCGGGGCCGCCGGCGGCCGGAGCCGGAGCGCCCCCGCGACCGCTGTCCCTGGTCGCGCGGCTGAGCTACGCTGTGGGCCACTTCCTCAATGACCTGTGCGCGTCCATGTGGTTCACCTACCTGCTGCTCTACCTGCACTCGGTGCGCGCCTACAGCTCGCGCGGCGCcggcctgctgctactgctcggCCAGGTGGCCGACGGACTGTGCACGCCCCTGGTGGGCTTCGAGGCTGACCGCGCCGCAGGCCGCTGCGCCCGCTTCGGCCCGCGCAAGGCCTGGCACCTGGTCG GCACCATCTGTGTCTTGCTGTCCTTCCCCTTCATCTTCAGCCCCTGCCTGGGCTGTGGGCCCGCCACACCTGAGTGGGCCGCACTCCTCTACTACGGGCCCTTCATTGTGATCTTCCAGTTCGGCTGGGCTGCTACACAAATTGCCCACCTCAGCCTCATCCCAGAGCTCGTCACCAACGACCACGAGAAGGTGGAGCTCACGGCTCTGAG GTACGCCTTCACTGTGGTGGCCAGCATCACTGTCTATGGAGCTGCCTGGCTTCTGCTACACCTGCAGGGCTCTCCCCGCACTGGCCCCGCTGAGGATGTCAGCGACCAACTAGGGGTCCAGGATGTGCCAGTGTTCCGG AACCTCTCCCTGCTGGTGGTGGGTGTCGGAGCTGTCTTCTCACTGCTGTTCCACCTGGGCACCAGGGAGGGGCGCCGGCGGCAGGTGGAGGAGCCCGGTGAACACAGCCCCCTGTTGGCTCCCTCTACCGCCCAGCCCTTGCTGCTCTGGAAACACTGGCTTCGGGAGCCAGCCTTTTATCAG GTTGGCCTGCTGTACATGAGCACGAGGCTTATTGTGAACCTGTCCCAGACGTACATAGCCATGTACCTCACCTACTCCCTCCACCTGCCCAAG agGTTCATCGCCACCATCCCGCTGGTGATGTACCTTAGCGGTTTCTGCTCCTCCTTCCTCATGAAGCCAGTGAACAAGTGCATCGGGAGGAAT ATGACCTACTTTGTGGGCCTCCTGGTGATCCTGGCCTTTGCAGCCTGGGTGGCGCTGGCAGATGAGCTGGGCATGGCTGTGTATGTGGCGGCTGTGTTGCTGGGCATGGGCTGTGCCACCATCCTGGTCACCTCGTTGGCCATGACAGCTGACCTCATCGGCCCTCACACGGTAGGATTGCTGAGTGGGGCCAAGTCGAGGTTGGGGACTGGGGCCGAGGCCTGGGGTGCTGACCCCCCTGCCTGTGTCCCTCCAGCACAGTGGAGCCTTCGTGTACGGCGCCATGAGCTTCTCGGACAAGGTGGCCAATGGGCTGGCAGTTATGGCCATCCAGAGCCTGCACCCCTGCTC CTTGGAGCTCTGCTGCAAAGCCTGTGTGGCTTTCTACCATTGGGTGATGGTGGTCGTGACAGGTGGTGTGGGTGTAGCCGCCACCCTGGCTCTGTGCAGTCTCCTGGTCTGGCCCATCCGCCTTCGGAAAT GGGACCCTGGAGCCTAGCCCTGACCCCACCCCGTGGTCCCTTGCCCTTTGTAAATTAA
- the MFSD12 gene encoding major facilitator superfamily domain-containing protein 12 isoform X3 — protein MGPGPPAAGAGAPPRPLSLVARLSYAVGHFLNDLCASMWFTYLLLYLHSVRAYSSRGAGLLLLLGQVADGLCTPLVGFEADRAAGRCARFGPRKAWHLVGTICVLLSFPFIFSPCLGCGPATPEWAALLYYGPFIVIFQFGWAATQIAHLSLIPELVTNDHEKVELTALRYAFTVVASITVYGAAWLLLHLQGSPRTGPAEDVSDQLGVQDVPVFRNLSLLVVGVGAVFSLLFHLGTREGRRRQVEEPGEHSPLLAPSTAQPLLLWKHWLREPAFYQVGLLYMSTRLIVNLSQTYIAMYLTYSLHLPKRFIATIPLVMYLSGFCSSFLMKPVNKCIGRNHSGAFVYGAMSFSDKVANGLAVMAIQSLHPCSLELCCKACVAFYHWVMVVVTGGVGVAATLALCSLLVWPIRLRKWDPGA, from the exons ATGGGCCCGGGGCCGCCGGCGGCCGGAGCCGGAGCGCCCCCGCGACCGCTGTCCCTGGTCGCGCGGCTGAGCTACGCTGTGGGCCACTTCCTCAATGACCTGTGCGCGTCCATGTGGTTCACCTACCTGCTGCTCTACCTGCACTCGGTGCGCGCCTACAGCTCGCGCGGCGCcggcctgctgctactgctcggCCAGGTGGCCGACGGACTGTGCACGCCCCTGGTGGGCTTCGAGGCTGACCGCGCCGCAGGCCGCTGCGCCCGCTTCGGCCCGCGCAAGGCCTGGCACCTGGTCG GCACCATCTGTGTCTTGCTGTCCTTCCCCTTCATCTTCAGCCCCTGCCTGGGCTGTGGGCCCGCCACACCTGAGTGGGCCGCACTCCTCTACTACGGGCCCTTCATTGTGATCTTCCAGTTCGGCTGGGCTGCTACACAAATTGCCCACCTCAGCCTCATCCCAGAGCTCGTCACCAACGACCACGAGAAGGTGGAGCTCACGGCTCTGAG GTACGCCTTCACTGTGGTGGCCAGCATCACTGTCTATGGAGCTGCCTGGCTTCTGCTACACCTGCAGGGCTCTCCCCGCACTGGCCCCGCTGAGGATGTCAGCGACCAACTAGGGGTCCAGGATGTGCCAGTGTTCCGG AACCTCTCCCTGCTGGTGGTGGGTGTCGGAGCTGTCTTCTCACTGCTGTTCCACCTGGGCACCAGGGAGGGGCGCCGGCGGCAGGTGGAGGAGCCCGGTGAACACAGCCCCCTGTTGGCTCCCTCTACCGCCCAGCCCTTGCTGCTCTGGAAACACTGGCTTCGGGAGCCAGCCTTTTATCAG GTTGGCCTGCTGTACATGAGCACGAGGCTTATTGTGAACCTGTCCCAGACGTACATAGCCATGTACCTCACCTACTCCCTCCACCTGCCCAAG agGTTCATCGCCACCATCCCGCTGGTGATGTACCTTAGCGGTTTCTGCTCCTCCTTCCTCATGAAGCCAGTGAACAAGTGCATCGGGAGGAAT CACAGTGGAGCCTTCGTGTACGGCGCCATGAGCTTCTCGGACAAGGTGGCCAATGGGCTGGCAGTTATGGCCATCCAGAGCCTGCACCCCTGCTC CTTGGAGCTCTGCTGCAAAGCCTGTGTGGCTTTCTACCATTGGGTGATGGTGGTCGTGACAGGTGGTGTGGGTGTAGCCGCCACCCTGGCTCTGTGCAGTCTCCTGGTCTGGCCCATCCGCCTTCGGAAAT GGGACCCTGGAGCCTAG
- the TEKTIP1 gene encoding tektin bundle-interacting protein 1, translated as MFLVCILCCATIITVPEFSIPEKKPHPHQQSPPAFPLPAPDNQKPTLWTCLLWTFPISGVTPCVPFCVCFSHERRVFRVVSSVSLCSVLRSAPQHGGTLLGVSVLRLVGVWVPSALASVACAVVNSCADSQNWVKDWMRGEGGAEIVEGRFRKLVLFQDAPVGVLGDRKETVGPSPRPASPRSSTAGPSPEGGRQWLGWGPVGPAVARTLGWPLSLSTMAPQDLEAGAPRHAEADMQTLRRQAAWPCVPRGTLEVDFPPPLYSDDYLSQEGPRWTPAIKQATRWKYTPMGRDAAGQLWYTGLTNSDSREAWYTLPRAPDSPYREAYARWHGCYGHRERSLPSAYTQRLRETAWYDPIIPAQYTDPSTRWGSVLWKDRPIRGKEFAVNRHRFGVEPLWRASDYVRYLSAPQRPRYTAQNYRQWGLEPYCPATNQRPPPVYTSSH; from the exons ATGTTTTTAGTATGTATCCTATGTTGTGCTACCATCATCACTGTTCCAGAATTTTCCATTCCTGAAAAGAAGCCCCATCCCCATCAGCAGTCACCCCCCGCCttccccctcccagcccctgacaaccagaAACCCACTCTGTGGACCTGCCTGCTCTGGACGTTTCCCATCAGTGGAGTCACACCCTGTGTGcccttctgtgtctgcttctctcaCGAGCGCCGTGTTTTCAGGGTTGTGTCAAGTGTATCACTCTGTTCTGTGCTGAGAAGTGCTCCCCAGCACGGAGGGACCCTGCTTGGGGTTTCTGTTCTGCGGTTGGTGGGTGTTTGGGTTCCTTCCGCTCTGGCTTCGGTGGCGTGTGCTGTTGTGAACTCGTGTGCAGACTCTCAAAACTGGGTAAAGGACTGGATGCGGGGAGAAGGTGGAGCTGAGATTGTGGAAGGGAGATTCAGAAAGTTGGTTCTGTTCCAAGATGCCCCTGTGGGGGTGTTGGGGGACAGAAAAGAGACGGTTGGACCGAGCCCCAGGCCGGCCTCACCCAGGAGCTCCACCGCGGGCCCCTCTCctgagggagggaggcagtggCTTGGATGGGGGCCAGTAGGCCCAGCTGTTGCCAGGACACTGGGGTGGCCTTTGTCGCTGTCAACAATGGCCCCACAGGACTTGGAGGCAGGAGcccccaggcacgcagaggcagacATGCAGACCCTGAGGCGGCAGGCTGCCTGGCCCTGTGTTCCCCGGGGGACCCTGGAAGTGGATTTCCCTCCGCCTCTCTACAG CGATGACTACCTGTCCCAGGAGGGTCCCCGCTGGACTCCGGCCATCAAGCAGGCCACGCGCTGGAAGTACACGCCCATGGGACGCGACGCGGCCGGCCAGCTGTGGTACACGGGCCTGACCAACTCGGACTCCCGGGAAGCCTGGTACACGCTCCCACGGGCTCCGGACAGCCCGTACCGTGAGGCTTATGCCCGCTGGCACGGGTGCTATGGCCACCGGGAGCGCAGCCTGCCCTCCG CCTACACCCAGCGTCTGCGGGAGACGGCCTGGTATGACCCCATCATCCCCGCCCAGTACACAGACCCCAGCACTCGGTGGGGAAGCGTGCTGTGGAAGGACAGGCCCATCAGGGGCAAAGAATTCG CCGTCAACAGGCACCGTTTCGGGGTGGAACCGCTCTGGCGGGCGTCTGACTATGTGCGGTACCTGTCAGCGCCCCAGCGCCCACGCTACACCGCCCAGAACTACCGACAGTGGGGCCTGGAACCCTACTGTCCCGCCACCAACCAGCGGCCCCCGCCCGTCTATACATCCAGTCACTGA
- the FZR1 gene encoding fizzy-related protein homolog isoform X2, protein MDQDYERRLLRQIVIQNENTMPCVAEMRRTLTPANSPVSSPSKHGDRFIPSRAGANWSVNFHRINENEKSPSQNRKAKDATSDNGKDGLAYSALLKNELLGAGIEKVQDPQTEDRRLQPSTPERKGLFTYSLSTKRSSPDDGNDVSPYSLSPVSNKSQKLLRSPRKPTRKISKIPFKVLDAPELQDDFYLNLVDWSSLNVLSVGLGTCVYLWSACTSQVTRLCDLSVEGDSVTSVGWSERGNLVAVGTHKGFVQIWDAAAGKKLSMLEGHTARVGALAWNADQLSSGSRDRMILQRDIRTPPLQSERRLQGHRQEVCGLKWSTDHQLLASGGNDNKLLVWNHSSLSPVQQYTEHLAAVKAIAWSPHQHGLLASGGGTADRCIRFWNTLTGQPLQCIDTGSQVCNLAWSKHANELVSTHGYSQNQILVWKYPSLTQVAKLTGHSYRVLYLAMSPDGEAIVTGAGDETLRFWNVFSKTRSTKESVSVLNLFTRIR, encoded by the exons ATGGACCAGGACTATGAGCGGCGCCTCCTGCGGCAGATCGTCATCCAGAACGAGAACACGATGCCGTGC GTGGCGGAGATGCGGCGAACCCTGACCCCTGCCAACTCCCCCGTGTCCTCCCCCAGCAAGCACGGAGACCGCTTCATCCCCTCACGAGCTGGTGCCAACTGGAGCGTGAATTTCCACAGGATCAAC GAAAATGAGAAATCCCCCAGCCAGAACCGGAAAGCCAAGGACGCCACCTCGGACAATGGCAAAG ATGGCCTGGCCTACTCAGCGCTGCTCAAGAACGAGTTGCTGGGCGCTGGCATTGAGAAGGTTCAggacccacagacagaggaccgCCGGCTGCAGCCCTCCACGCCTGAGAGGAAGGGCCTCTTCACG TACTCCCTCAGCACCAAGCGCTCCAGCCCCGATGATGGCAATGACGTGTCCCCGTACTCCCTGTCCCCCGTCAGCAATAAGAG TCAGAAGTTATTGCGGTCTCCACGGAAACCCACGCGCAAGATCTCTAAGATCCCCTTCAAGGTCCTGGACGCTCCCGAGCTGCAGGACGACTTCTACCTGAACCTAGTGGACTGGTCCTCCCTCAACGTGCTCAGCGTGGGGCTGGGGACCTGCGTGTACCTGTGGAGCGCCTGCACCAGCCAG GTGACCCGGCTCTGTGACCTCTCCGTGGAAGGGGACTCAGTGACCTCCGTGGGCTGGTCTGAGAGG GGGAACCTGGTGGCTGTCGGCACACACAAGGGCTTCGTGCAGATCTGGGACGCCGCTGCGGGGAAGAAGCTGTCAATGCTGGAAGGCCACACGGCGCGTGTCG GGGCGCTGGCCTGGAACGCTGACCAGCTCTCATCCGGGAGCCGGGACCGCATGATCCTGCAGAGGGACATCCGGACACCCCCCCTGCAGTCAGAGCGGCGGCTACAGGGTCACCGGCAGGAGGTGTGCGGGCTCAAGTGGTCCACCGACCACCAGCTCCTCGCCTCGGGAGGCAACGACAACAAG CTGCTGGTATGGAACCACTCAAGCCTGAGCCCCGTGCAGCAGTATACAGAGCACCTGGCCGCCGTCAAGGCTATCGCCTGGTCCCCCCACCAGCATGGGCTGCTGGCGTCTGGTGGCGGCACGGCTGACCGCTGCATCCGCTTCTGGAACACGCTCACAGGGCAGCCGCTGCAGTGCATTGACACTGGCTCCCAGGTGTGCAACCTAGCCTGGTCCAAGCACGCCAACGAGCTG GTGAGCACACACGGCTACTCACAGAACCAGATCCTGGTCTGGAAGTACCCCTCTCTGACCCAGGTGGCCAAGCTGACCGGGCACTCCTATCGGGTCCTGTACCTG GCCATGTCCCCCGACGGAGAGGCCATTGTCACCGGTGCTGGAGACGAGACACTGAGGTTCTGGAATGTCTTTAGCAAAACCCGTTCAACAAAG GAGTCTGTGTCCGTCCTCAACCTCTTCACTAGGATCCGGTAA
- the FZR1 gene encoding fizzy-related protein homolog isoform X1, whose amino-acid sequence MDQDYERRLLRQIVIQNENTMPCVAEMRRTLTPANSPVSSPSKHGDRFIPSRAGANWSVNFHRINENEKSPSQNRKAKDATSDNGKDGLAYSALLKNELLGAGIEKVQDPQTEDRRLQPSTPERKGLFTYSLSTKRSSPDDGNDVSPYSLSPVSNKSQKLLRSPRKPTRKISKIPFKVLDAPELQDDFYLNLVDWSSLNVLSVGLGTCVYLWSACTSQVTRLCDLSVEGDSVTSVGWSERGNLVAVGTHKGFVQIWDAAAGKKLSMLEGHTARVGALAWNADQLSSGSRDRMILQRDIRTPPLQSERRLQGHRQEVCGLKWSTDHQLLASGGNDNKLLVWNHSSLSPVQQYTEHLAAVKAIAWSPHQHGLLASGGGTADRCIRFWNTLTGQPLQCIDTGSQVCNLAWSKHANELVSTHGYSQNQILVWKYPSLTQVAKLTGHSYRVLYLAMSPDGEAIVTGAGDETLRFWNVFSKTRSTKVKWESVSVLNLFTRIR is encoded by the exons ATGGACCAGGACTATGAGCGGCGCCTCCTGCGGCAGATCGTCATCCAGAACGAGAACACGATGCCGTGC GTGGCGGAGATGCGGCGAACCCTGACCCCTGCCAACTCCCCCGTGTCCTCCCCCAGCAAGCACGGAGACCGCTTCATCCCCTCACGAGCTGGTGCCAACTGGAGCGTGAATTTCCACAGGATCAAC GAAAATGAGAAATCCCCCAGCCAGAACCGGAAAGCCAAGGACGCCACCTCGGACAATGGCAAAG ATGGCCTGGCCTACTCAGCGCTGCTCAAGAACGAGTTGCTGGGCGCTGGCATTGAGAAGGTTCAggacccacagacagaggaccgCCGGCTGCAGCCCTCCACGCCTGAGAGGAAGGGCCTCTTCACG TACTCCCTCAGCACCAAGCGCTCCAGCCCCGATGATGGCAATGACGTGTCCCCGTACTCCCTGTCCCCCGTCAGCAATAAGAG TCAGAAGTTATTGCGGTCTCCACGGAAACCCACGCGCAAGATCTCTAAGATCCCCTTCAAGGTCCTGGACGCTCCCGAGCTGCAGGACGACTTCTACCTGAACCTAGTGGACTGGTCCTCCCTCAACGTGCTCAGCGTGGGGCTGGGGACCTGCGTGTACCTGTGGAGCGCCTGCACCAGCCAG GTGACCCGGCTCTGTGACCTCTCCGTGGAAGGGGACTCAGTGACCTCCGTGGGCTGGTCTGAGAGG GGGAACCTGGTGGCTGTCGGCACACACAAGGGCTTCGTGCAGATCTGGGACGCCGCTGCGGGGAAGAAGCTGTCAATGCTGGAAGGCCACACGGCGCGTGTCG GGGCGCTGGCCTGGAACGCTGACCAGCTCTCATCCGGGAGCCGGGACCGCATGATCCTGCAGAGGGACATCCGGACACCCCCCCTGCAGTCAGAGCGGCGGCTACAGGGTCACCGGCAGGAGGTGTGCGGGCTCAAGTGGTCCACCGACCACCAGCTCCTCGCCTCGGGAGGCAACGACAACAAG CTGCTGGTATGGAACCACTCAAGCCTGAGCCCCGTGCAGCAGTATACAGAGCACCTGGCCGCCGTCAAGGCTATCGCCTGGTCCCCCCACCAGCATGGGCTGCTGGCGTCTGGTGGCGGCACGGCTGACCGCTGCATCCGCTTCTGGAACACGCTCACAGGGCAGCCGCTGCAGTGCATTGACACTGGCTCCCAGGTGTGCAACCTAGCCTGGTCCAAGCACGCCAACGAGCTG GTGAGCACACACGGCTACTCACAGAACCAGATCCTGGTCTGGAAGTACCCCTCTCTGACCCAGGTGGCCAAGCTGACCGGGCACTCCTATCGGGTCCTGTACCTG GCCATGTCCCCCGACGGAGAGGCCATTGTCACCGGTGCTGGAGACGAGACACTGAGGTTCTGGAATGTCTTTAGCAAAACCCGTTCAACAAAGGTAAAGTGG GAGTCTGTGTCCGTCCTCAACCTCTTCACTAGGATCCGGTAA